The Nocardioides salarius genome includes a region encoding these proteins:
- a CDS encoding putative quinol monooxygenase, giving the protein MTSPAAQHLRVVATIPTAPEHAEAVRAGLRDLVAATQQEEGCVAYDCFESNAAPGTFVMVEEWASQEAMDAHMRTPHMAEVFKVLGPALAGDVAIHPLRPLG; this is encoded by the coding sequence ATGACATCCCCTGCAGCCCAGCACCTGCGCGTCGTCGCCACCATCCCCACCGCCCCCGAGCACGCCGAGGCGGTGCGCGCGGGCCTGCGCGACCTGGTCGCCGCGACCCAGCAGGAGGAGGGCTGCGTGGCCTACGACTGCTTCGAGTCGAACGCCGCCCCCGGCACCTTCGTGATGGTCGAGGAGTGGGCCAGCCAGGAGGCCATGGACGCCCACATGAGGACGCCGCACATGGCCGAGGTCTTCAAGGTCCTCGGCCCGGCGCTGGCCGGCGACGTGGCCATCCACCCGCTGCGCCCCCTGGGCTGA
- a CDS encoding NADPH:quinone oxidoreductase family protein — translation MRAVQVIDTTGPEHLQVNDVAEPTPGADDVLVEVHAVGTSFPDLLLSRGEYQMRPEPPFTLGVDFAGVVVQGPEDRADLAPGTRVAGVAPYGAAAELVVNPAVSTFALPDSLSLDEGAALPMNYLTAQFALAERGGLKKGETVLVHGAAGGVGTATIQVAKGYGARTIAVCSTEAKCQVARDAGADEAVLIDGFKDAAKELTGGLGVDIVMDVVGGDVFTDSLRALAPQGRLLVVGFAAGQGIPEVKVNRLLLNNIDVRGVGWGAYAMMRPGFMEQQWAELVPMMEAGTIRPPVGATYGIEDFGKALLDLDQRRTLGKGVVRIR, via the coding sequence ATGCGAGCAGTCCAGGTCATCGACACCACCGGTCCCGAGCACCTCCAGGTCAACGACGTCGCCGAGCCGACCCCCGGCGCCGACGACGTGCTGGTGGAGGTGCACGCCGTCGGCACGTCCTTCCCGGACCTGCTGCTCAGCCGCGGCGAGTACCAGATGCGGCCCGAGCCGCCCTTCACGCTCGGCGTCGACTTCGCCGGCGTCGTGGTGCAGGGTCCCGAGGACCGCGCCGACCTCGCGCCCGGCACCCGCGTCGCCGGGGTCGCGCCCTACGGCGCCGCGGCCGAGCTGGTCGTCAACCCGGCCGTGTCCACCTTCGCTCTGCCCGACTCGCTGAGCCTCGACGAGGGCGCGGCGCTGCCGATGAACTACCTGACCGCCCAGTTCGCGCTCGCCGAGCGCGGCGGGCTGAAGAAGGGCGAGACCGTGCTCGTGCACGGCGCCGCCGGCGGCGTCGGCACCGCCACCATCCAGGTCGCCAAGGGGTACGGCGCGCGCACCATCGCGGTCTGCTCCACCGAGGCCAAGTGCCAGGTCGCCCGCGACGCCGGTGCCGACGAGGCCGTGCTGATCGACGGGTTCAAGGACGCCGCCAAGGAGCTCACCGGCGGCCTCGGAGTCGACATCGTCATGGACGTGGTGGGCGGCGACGTCTTCACCGACTCGCTGCGCGCGCTCGCCCCGCAGGGCCGCCTGCTGGTGGTCGGCTTCGCCGCCGGCCAGGGCATCCCCGAGGTCAAGGTCAACCGGCTGCTGCTCAACAACATCGACGTGCGCGGCGTCGGCTGGGGCGCCTACGCCATGATGCGTCCCGGCTTCATGGAGCAGCAGTGGGCCGAGCTGGTGCCGATGATGGAGGCCGGCACGATCCGCCCGCCCGTGGGTGCGACGTACGGCATCGAGGACTTCGGCAAGGCGCTGCTCGACCTCGACCAGCGCCGCACGCTCGGCAAGGGCGTGGTGCGGATCCGCTGA
- a CDS encoding alpha/beta hydrolase fold domain-containing protein → MLIHAGARFAVRYGEELRLAGSDLPRPRRLRVPTRHGPVPVREYAPPALRGRDDAPAHVHLHGGAWLMRHPGMDDWWCRYLAATAGVRVLNVDFTAAPYAVYPRAQEQSHDVAARAAASAPVSVGGFSSGGGMAAAVCLMARDAASFDPRLQVLGVPALDLATEVPRGGPGTISPSLRALVRAAYFPDPATRAEAYASPLLAPSLAGLPRALVLTAERDTLGRDGDDYAVRLREAGVEVWHDVTPGVDHYFLTEDPVRARATMARIATEVAAALA, encoded by the coding sequence ATGCTGATCCATGCCGGCGCCCGCTTCGCGGTGCGCTACGGCGAGGAGCTGCGCCTCGCCGGCTCCGACCTGCCCCGGCCCCGCCGGCTGCGGGTGCCCACCCGGCACGGTCCGGTGCCGGTGCGCGAGTACGCCCCGCCCGCCCTGCGCGGTCGCGACGACGCGCCGGCCCACGTGCACCTGCACGGCGGCGCCTGGTTGATGCGGCACCCGGGCATGGACGACTGGTGGTGCCGCTACCTGGCCGCCACCGCGGGCGTGCGGGTGCTCAACGTCGACTTCACCGCCGCGCCGTACGCCGTCTACCCGCGCGCCCAGGAGCAGTCCCACGACGTCGCGGCACGGGCCGCCGCCTCGGCGCCGGTGTCGGTGGGCGGCTTCTCCTCCGGGGGCGGGATGGCCGCCGCGGTGTGCCTGATGGCGCGCGACGCGGCCTCGTTCGACCCGCGGCTGCAGGTGCTCGGCGTCCCGGCGCTCGACCTGGCCACGGAGGTGCCCCGGGGCGGCCCGGGCACGATCTCCCCGTCGCTGCGGGCGCTGGTGCGTGCGGCGTACTTCCCCGACCCGGCGACGCGCGCCGAGGCCTACGCCTCACCGCTGCTGGCGCCCTCGCTGGCCGGGCTGCCCCGGGCGCTGGTGCTGACCGCCGAGCGCGACACGCTGGGCCGCGACGGCGACGACTACGCGGTGCGGCTGCGCGAGGCCGGGGTCGAGGTGTGGCACGACGTCACGCCGGGCGTCGACCACTACTTCTTGACCGAGGACCCGGTCCGTGCCCGCGCCACGATGGCGAGGATCGCGACCGAGGTCGCCGCCGCGCTGGCCTGA
- a CDS encoding M15 family metallopeptidase has protein sequence MRRAGLRGRSLSRRAPMGAAIALVLLLPGCGSPDADEATQGAEAPAVAGTPSPADAASGPARGTGSGKDSEDGDGSAGGEQPTVGLDPAFAVEAPGRLKDLPRTADILVQTESGITDETLEEIRALPGVQDVEQFSMLQVGIENRVLNLAAVDPATFRRFTPGQVPRSREVWDRVAGGELAISPELQKKLPIDEQGFVTLDTGSPEVHLGALAPQIENAVDAVVNVKWGAELGAEPGNALLVSTGITAPDKVVKPLTRLLPQQTSVQRLDSVARFGLDINAKQTAFVVGSVSSAVGVFNYTVLGGGRIAPEPAWERANIITAQVPILGSVRCNKAIIPQLTAALREVVETGLADEINPGEYAGCYYPRFIAGSTTLSNHSFGLALDLNTPGNQRGTVGEMDRTVVAIFKKWGFGWGGDWRFTDPMHFEAVRIVDVR, from the coding sequence ATGAGGCGAGCGGGGCTGCGAGGCCGGTCCCTGTCCCGGCGCGCGCCGATGGGCGCAGCTATCGCGCTGGTCCTCCTGCTGCCCGGCTGCGGCAGCCCGGACGCCGACGAGGCCACGCAGGGCGCCGAGGCCCCCGCCGTCGCTGGCACCCCCTCGCCCGCCGACGCGGCGTCCGGGCCCGCACGCGGCACCGGGTCGGGCAAGGACTCCGAGGACGGCGACGGCTCGGCCGGCGGCGAGCAGCCCACGGTCGGTCTCGACCCGGCGTTCGCGGTCGAGGCGCCCGGGCGCCTCAAGGACCTGCCGCGCACCGCCGACATCCTGGTGCAGACCGAGAGCGGCATCACCGACGAGACGCTCGAGGAGATCCGGGCGCTGCCCGGCGTCCAGGACGTCGAGCAGTTCTCGATGTTGCAGGTCGGCATCGAGAACCGGGTGCTCAACCTGGCCGCCGTCGACCCCGCCACCTTCCGTCGCTTCACCCCCGGCCAGGTGCCCCGCAGCCGCGAGGTCTGGGACCGCGTCGCCGGCGGCGAGCTGGCCATCAGCCCCGAGCTGCAGAAGAAGCTGCCCATCGACGAGCAGGGCTTCGTCACCCTCGACACCGGCAGCCCCGAGGTGCACCTAGGGGCCCTGGCGCCGCAGATCGAGAACGCCGTCGACGCCGTCGTCAACGTCAAGTGGGGCGCCGAGCTCGGCGCCGAGCCCGGCAACGCGCTGCTGGTCTCGACCGGCATCACCGCCCCCGACAAGGTGGTCAAGCCGCTGACGCGCCTGCTGCCGCAGCAGACCTCGGTGCAGCGCCTCGACTCGGTGGCCCGCTTCGGCCTCGACATCAACGCCAAGCAGACCGCCTTCGTGGTCGGCTCGGTCTCCTCGGCGGTCGGGGTCTTCAACTACACCGTGCTCGGCGGGGGCCGGATCGCGCCCGAGCCGGCCTGGGAGCGCGCCAACATCATCACCGCCCAGGTCCCGATCCTCGGCTCGGTGCGCTGCAACAAGGCGATCATCCCGCAGCTCACCGCGGCGCTGCGCGAGGTCGTCGAGACGGGCCTGGCCGACGAGATCAACCCCGGCGAGTACGCCGGCTGCTACTACCCGCGCTTCATCGCCGGCTCCACGACGCTGTCCAACCACTCCTTCGGCCTCGCCCTCGACCTCAACACCCCCGGCAACCAGCGCGGCACCGTCGGCGAGATGGACCGCACCGTGGTGGCCATCTTCAAGAAGTGGGGCTTCGGCTGGGGCGGCGACTGGCGCTTCACCGACCCGATGCACTTCGAGGCCGTGCGCATCGTCGACGTGCGCTGA
- a CDS encoding MFS transporter → MSTSASPDGPGLVRTGSATGRAVVGAATLGSAMSLFDGTVVNVALRTIGADLDASINDLQWITNAYLLALASLILLGGSLGDRLGRRRVFVTGTLAFGVASALCGLAPSAEVLVAARALQGVAAALMVPGSLAMIQGAFHPDDRARAIGTWTGLGAIAAAAGPLVGGVLVEHADWRLIFWINLPVAVLTLWLARGVPETRDPGAAQHLDLPGAVLGALALGGVTYALVQWGDPAAWPAVVVGLLAGLAFVVVESRVAEPMLALGIFADRTFSATNAMTLLVYGALSVLLFMLPLQLQVVGGDGPLAAGLATLPLPLVMLLLAGRGGALGARIGPRIPLTLGPLVMATGVLLLLGAGEAAYVVAVLPGVVVFALGLALLVATLTATVLAAAPDEHAGIASGVNNAVSRAGGLLAVAAVPSLVGLSGEEYADPAALDPAWTLVVLSCAGLLVLGGAMSWVALPRTAYAGGRARVG, encoded by the coding sequence GTGTCCACGTCCGCATCACCCGACGGCCCCGGGCTGGTGCGCACCGGCTCGGCCACCGGTCGAGCCGTCGTGGGGGCCGCGACCCTGGGCTCGGCCATGTCGCTCTTCGACGGCACGGTGGTCAACGTCGCGCTGCGCACCATCGGCGCCGACCTCGACGCCTCGATCAACGACCTGCAGTGGATCACCAACGCCTACCTGCTGGCCCTGGCCTCGTTGATCCTGCTCGGCGGCTCGCTGGGCGACCGGCTGGGCCGGCGCCGGGTCTTCGTGACCGGCACGCTCGCCTTCGGCGTCGCGTCGGCGCTGTGCGGGCTGGCGCCCAGCGCCGAGGTGCTGGTGGCCGCCCGGGCGCTGCAGGGGGTCGCCGCCGCGCTGATGGTGCCCGGCTCGCTGGCGATGATCCAGGGCGCCTTCCACCCCGACGACCGGGCGCGCGCGATCGGCACCTGGACCGGCCTGGGGGCGATCGCGGCCGCCGCCGGACCGCTGGTGGGCGGCGTGCTGGTCGAGCACGCCGACTGGCGGCTGATCTTCTGGATCAACCTGCCGGTCGCGGTGCTGACGCTGTGGTTGGCCCGCGGCGTGCCCGAGACCCGCGACCCCGGAGCCGCCCAGCACCTCGACCTGCCCGGGGCCGTGCTCGGCGCGCTCGCGCTGGGCGGGGTCACCTACGCGCTGGTGCAGTGGGGCGACCCCGCCGCGTGGCCGGCCGTCGTGGTCGGTCTCCTCGCGGGGCTGGCGTTCGTCGTCGTCGAGTCGCGGGTCGCCGAGCCGATGCTGGCGCTGGGGATCTTCGCCGACCGCACCTTCTCGGCCACCAACGCGATGACCCTGCTGGTCTACGGCGCCCTGTCGGTGCTGCTCTTCATGCTGCCGCTGCAGCTGCAGGTGGTCGGCGGCGACGGTCCGCTCGCGGCCGGGCTGGCCACGCTGCCGCTGCCGCTGGTGATGCTGCTGCTCGCCGGTCGCGGTGGGGCGCTCGGCGCGCGCATCGGGCCGCGGATCCCGCTGACGCTCGGCCCGCTGGTGATGGCGACCGGCGTGCTGCTGCTGCTCGGCGCCGGCGAGGCGGCGTACGTCGTCGCGGTGCTGCCGGGCGTGGTCGTCTTCGCGCTGGGCCTCGCGCTGCTGGTGGCCACCCTGACCGCGACGGTGCTGGCCGCGGCCCCCGACGAGCACGCCGGCATCGCCAGCGGCGTCAACAACGCGGTCTCGCGGGCGGGTGGCCTGCTGGCGGTCGCGGCGGTGCCGAGCCTGGTCGGCCTCAGCGGCGAGGAGTACGCCGACCCCGCGGCGCTGGACCCCGCCTGGACCCTGGTGGTCCTCAGCTGCGCCGGGCTGCTGGTGCTCGGCGGCGCCATGTCGTGGGTGGCGCTCCCGCGCACCGCCTACGCTGGTGGCCGGGCCCGCGTGGGGTGA
- a CDS encoding GTP-binding protein LepA, translating to MSQPRPSAQRLVDHVDRLGAEHPPIALDSVDFTVIDPVTLEARFGHVLDYMARVELEVDRNVLELMTMLPDPPEVDVHFYRDVWQPQEIQHGRILDELQVRLGRDNANADLDSIGTKLKVLGALGHLGAFQDVSRMLYYVTGMATERSAVLAYNLLHDGVAEMGETAVAQTIIAPIRRQEPGHYAFYQLSARLLWSELAAWQKWLVRHLRRLSFSPVGANDDEQKADFGDLMATLGIDDDSDFTAQIARVEMELLWARDKGLPVPEYVTRAFREARELSVARAAGDSSAGR from the coding sequence GTGTCCCAGCCCCGCCCGTCGGCCCAGCGCCTGGTCGACCACGTCGACCGGCTCGGTGCCGAGCACCCGCCCATCGCCCTCGACTCCGTCGACTTCACCGTCATCGACCCGGTCACCCTCGAGGCCCGCTTCGGCCACGTGCTCGACTACATGGCCCGCGTCGAGCTCGAGGTCGACCGCAACGTGCTCGAGCTGATGACGATGCTGCCCGACCCGCCCGAGGTCGACGTGCACTTCTACCGCGACGTGTGGCAGCCCCAGGAGATCCAGCACGGGCGCATCCTCGACGAGCTGCAGGTGCGGCTGGGCCGCGACAACGCCAACGCCGACCTCGACTCGATCGGCACCAAGCTCAAGGTGCTCGGGGCGCTGGGCCACCTCGGCGCCTTCCAGGACGTCTCGCGGATGCTCTACTACGTCACCGGCATGGCCACCGAGCGCTCGGCGGTGCTGGCCTACAACCTGCTGCACGACGGCGTGGCCGAGATGGGCGAGACGGCGGTGGCCCAGACGATCATCGCCCCGATCCGGCGCCAGGAGCCGGGCCACTACGCCTTCTACCAGCTCTCCGCGCGGCTGCTGTGGAGCGAGCTGGCGGCCTGGCAGAAGTGGCTGGTGCGCCACCTGCGCCGCCTCTCCTTCTCCCCCGTCGGCGCCAACGACGACGAGCAGAAGGCCGACTTCGGCGACCTGATGGCCACCCTCGGCATCGACGATGACTCCGACTTCACCGCCCAGATCGCCCGTGTCGAGATGGAGCTGCTGTGGGCGCGCGACAAGGGCCTGCCGGTGCCGGAGTACGTCACCCGCGCCTTCCGCGAGGCCCGCGAGCTCTCCGTGGCCCGCGCTGCTGGAGATTCATCGGCCGGCCGATGA
- a CDS encoding TetR/AcrR family transcriptional regulator → MSTAAPPSMRDRVVDSAVRLTTEVGWAKVTMARLADDVGVSRQTVYNEVGTKAGLAEAMILRELERFLATVTVAFDEHPDDLVEAIRASARSVLEVAPSNPLLHAVVSATHGADTELLPLLTTHAGSLLAAAKDVIAARIAPYDVDLRAAELDAAIDMVVRIVLSHVMQPSGPAEATADQIAWIAARVLGA, encoded by the coding sequence GTGAGCACCGCCGCCCCGCCCAGCATGCGCGACCGCGTCGTGGACTCGGCCGTGCGGCTGACCACCGAGGTCGGCTGGGCCAAGGTGACGATGGCGCGCCTGGCCGACGACGTGGGCGTCTCGCGCCAGACCGTCTACAACGAGGTCGGCACCAAGGCCGGGCTGGCCGAGGCGATGATCCTGCGCGAGCTCGAGCGCTTCCTGGCCACGGTGACCGTCGCCTTCGACGAGCACCCCGACGACCTGGTCGAGGCGATCCGGGCCTCGGCCCGCTCGGTCCTCGAGGTCGCCCCCAGCAACCCCCTCCTGCACGCGGTCGTCTCGGCCACCCACGGCGCCGACACCGAGCTGCTGCCGCTGCTGACCACCCACGCGGGCTCGCTGCTGGCCGCCGCCAAGGACGTCATCGCGGCGCGGATCGCGCCGTACGACGTCGACCTGCGCGCCGCCGAGCTCGACGCAGCCATCGACATGGTGGTGCGGATCGTGCTCAGCCACGTGATGCAGCCCTCCGGCCCGGCCGAGGCCACTGCCGACCAGATCGCCTGGATCGCCGCTCGGGTGCTGGGCGCCTAG
- a CDS encoding ferredoxin: MRIEVDRDRCEGLGMCEAMASDVFEIDDDEVMHVLVEEPEESQRAHVHAAVQACPVLALTLQG; this comes from the coding sequence ATGCGCATCGAGGTGGACCGCGACCGCTGCGAGGGACTGGGCATGTGCGAGGCGATGGCCAGCGACGTCTTCGAGATCGACGACGACGAGGTGATGCACGTGCTGGTGGAGGAGCCCGAGGAGTCGCAGCGCGCCCACGTGCACGCCGCGGTGCAGGCCTGCCCGGTGCTGGCGCTGACGCTCCAGGGATGA
- a CDS encoding fatty acid desaturase, with amino-acid sequence MASSTAPSPSSPQVPRSTVPEGSTEAWSDHKRYLWLIGLVVPSLAFVAGGGWALTGWGVWFWVGPIVVLGVVPAIDLVAGLDRANPPDDAIEALESDKYYRWITYAFLPIQYAGFVGALYVIANGAPFGLGELSTVDKIGLALSIGVIGGIGINTAHELGHKREANERWLSKIALAQSFYGHFYIEHNRGHHVRVATPEDPASSRFGESFYRFWPRTVLGSLRSAWHLEKKRYARKDTHPFHLGNDVLNAWLMSAVLWGALTVWLGPVVLPFLVLQAVVGFSLLEVVNYMEHYGMRRQKVGSGTRQRYERVDPSHSWNSNNIATNVLLYHLQRHSDHHANPTRRYQTLRDFEESPVLPTGYAGMIVLALVPPLWRRVMDPRVLAHFDGDLTRANLDPRKRERILAAHPVPPVAGAPTVEPTVEPTPAEPAPEPTAAGRSADVPAPVAQEPQDDEVLAARCPGCGHTYEVAVGNELEGFAAGTAWADIPDDWCCPDCGVREKVDFVALSNAEAR; translated from the coding sequence GTGGCCAGCAGCACCGCACCGTCCCCCTCGTCCCCGCAGGTCCCGCGCTCGACCGTGCCCGAGGGCTCGACCGAGGCCTGGAGCGACCACAAGCGCTACCTGTGGCTGATCGGGCTCGTCGTGCCCTCGCTGGCCTTCGTCGCCGGCGGCGGCTGGGCCCTCACCGGCTGGGGCGTGTGGTTCTGGGTCGGCCCGATCGTGGTGCTCGGGGTGGTGCCCGCCATCGACCTGGTCGCCGGCCTCGACCGCGCCAACCCGCCCGACGACGCCATCGAGGCGCTCGAGAGCGACAAGTACTACCGCTGGATCACCTACGCCTTCCTGCCGATCCAGTACGCCGGGTTCGTCGGCGCGCTCTACGTCATCGCCAACGGGGCGCCCTTCGGCCTCGGCGAGCTGAGCACCGTCGACAAGATCGGGCTGGCCCTCTCGATCGGCGTGATCGGCGGGATCGGCATCAACACCGCCCACGAGCTGGGCCACAAGCGCGAGGCCAACGAGCGCTGGCTCTCGAAGATCGCCCTGGCCCAGAGCTTCTACGGCCACTTCTACATCGAGCACAACCGGGGCCACCACGTGCGCGTGGCCACCCCCGAGGACCCCGCCTCCAGCCGCTTCGGCGAGAGCTTCTACCGGTTCTGGCCGCGCACCGTGCTGGGCTCGCTGCGCAGCGCCTGGCACCTGGAGAAGAAGCGCTACGCCCGCAAGGACACCCACCCCTTCCACCTCGGCAACGACGTGCTCAACGCCTGGCTGATGTCGGCGGTGCTGTGGGGCGCGCTCACGGTGTGGCTGGGCCCGGTCGTGCTGCCCTTCCTGGTGCTCCAGGCCGTCGTCGGCTTCTCCCTGCTCGAGGTCGTCAACTACATGGAGCACTACGGGATGCGCCGCCAGAAGGTCGGCTCGGGCACCCGCCAGCGCTACGAGCGCGTCGACCCCTCGCACTCGTGGAACTCCAACAACATCGCCACCAACGTGCTGCTCTACCACCTGCAGCGCCACAGCGACCACCACGCCAACCCCACGCGCCGCTACCAGACCCTGCGCGACTTCGAGGAGAGCCCGGTGCTGCCCACCGGCTACGCCGGCATGATCGTGCTGGCGCTCGTGCCGCCGCTGTGGCGCCGGGTGATGGACCCCCGGGTGCTGGCCCACTTCGACGGCGACCTGACCCGCGCCAACCTCGACCCGCGCAAGCGCGAGCGGATCCTGGCCGCGCACCCCGTCCCGCCCGTGGCCGGGGCTCCCACCGTCGAGCCGACCGTCGAGCCCACCCCGGCCGAGCCTGCGCCCGAGCCGACTGCGGCGGGCCGGTCGGCCGACGTACCGGCCCCGGTGGCGCAGGAGCCGCAGGACGACGAGGTGCTGGCCGCGCGCTGCCCGGGCTGCGGGCACACCTACGAGGTCGCCGTCGGCAACGAGCTCGAGGGCTTCGCCGCCGGCACCGCGTGGGCCGACATCCCCGACGACTGGTGCTGCCCCGACTGCGGGGTGCGCGAGAAGGTCGACTTCGTCGCCCTGAGCAACGCCGAGGCCCGCTGA
- a CDS encoding NAD-dependent malic enzyme encodes MRLHTAPDHGVVGAVATAISQAGGIVTAIDVAESSHERLVVDVTCSAGDADHAQELQDVAAAVPGVEVYRTSDRVFLLHIGGKIEVGSKVPLKNRDDLSMAYTPGVGRVSMALYENPEDVRRLTIKGNSVAVVTDGSAVLGLGNIGPGAALPVMEGKAALFKRFADIDAWPICLDTQDTDEIVRAVELIAPGFGGINLEDIAAPRCFEIERRLRESLDIPVFHDDQHGTAIVVLAALTNALRVVGKQLDQVRVVVAGAGAAGTAIVTLMLAAGVGDVVVCDKDGALSSDDDTLSPAMAELASRTNHERRRGDLHTVLHGADVFIGVSAPGVLQAEWIPDMADDAVVFALANPDPEVDPAEASKYAAVVASGRSDYPNQINNVLAFPGVFRGLLDARASNVTIEMMLRAAEAIAHVVHDEELNPSFIIPTVFHPDVPGAVASAIKG; translated from the coding sequence CGAGTCGAGCCACGAGCGCCTCGTCGTCGACGTCACCTGCTCGGCCGGCGACGCCGACCACGCCCAGGAGCTGCAGGACGTCGCGGCCGCCGTGCCGGGCGTCGAGGTCTACCGCACCAGCGACCGCGTCTTCCTGCTGCACATCGGCGGCAAGATCGAGGTCGGCTCGAAGGTGCCGCTGAAGAACCGCGACGACCTCTCGATGGCCTACACCCCCGGCGTCGGCCGGGTCAGCATGGCGCTCTACGAGAACCCCGAGGACGTGCGGCGCCTGACCATCAAGGGCAACTCCGTCGCGGTCGTGACCGACGGCTCCGCGGTGCTCGGCCTGGGCAACATCGGCCCCGGCGCGGCGCTGCCGGTGATGGAGGGCAAGGCCGCGCTCTTCAAGCGCTTCGCCGACATCGACGCCTGGCCGATCTGCCTCGACACCCAGGACACCGACGAGATCGTGCGCGCCGTCGAGCTCATCGCCCCCGGCTTCGGCGGCATCAACCTCGAGGACATCGCCGCCCCCCGCTGCTTCGAGATCGAGCGTCGCCTGCGCGAGAGCCTCGACATCCCCGTCTTCCACGACGACCAGCACGGCACCGCGATCGTGGTGCTCGCCGCGCTGACCAACGCGCTGCGCGTGGTCGGCAAGCAGCTCGACCAGGTGCGCGTGGTGGTCGCCGGCGCAGGCGCCGCCGGCACCGCGATCGTCACGCTGATGCTCGCCGCGGGCGTGGGCGACGTGGTGGTCTGCGACAAGGACGGCGCGCTGTCGAGCGACGACGACACGCTCTCGCCTGCGATGGCCGAGCTGGCCTCGCGCACCAACCACGAGCGCCGCCGCGGCGACCTGCACACGGTGCTGCACGGGGCCGACGTCTTCATCGGCGTCTCCGCGCCCGGCGTGCTGCAGGCCGAGTGGATCCCCGACATGGCCGACGACGCGGTCGTCTTCGCGCTGGCCAACCCCGACCCCGAGGTCGACCCCGCCGAGGCCTCGAAGTACGCCGCGGTGGTGGCCTCGGGCCGCTCGGACTACCCCAACCAGATCAACAACGTGCTGGCCTTCCCCGGCGTCTTCCGCGGCCTGCTCGACGCCCGGGCCTCCAACGTGACGATCGAGATGATGCTCCGGGCCGCCGAGGCCATCGCCCACGTCGTGCACGACGAGGAGCTCAACCCCAGCTTCATCATCCCCACCGTCTTCCACCCCGACGTCCCGGGCGCGGTGGCCTCGGCGATCAAGGGCTGA